From Ignatzschineria sp. RMDPL8A, a single genomic window includes:
- a CDS encoding aminotransferase class I/II-fold pyridoxal phosphate-dependent enzyme — translation MSVKPSTSFKRIDNLPPYVFSVIDELKAKAKAAGQEVIDFGMGNPDQPTPKHIVDALIEAAKVGENHRYSQSRGVLELREAIALWYKKRFDVALDAETETIYTIGSKEGLADLTLATLSEGDTILAPNPAYPIHPYGPIIAGAKVIHVETGPDTNFEANLLEAIESASPKPKMMFLNFPSNPTTECVDLDFFERIVKIAKEHGIWIVHDLAYADLAFDGYKAPSIMQVEGAKEIAVESFTLSKSYNMPGWRVGFMVGNPILIAALAKMKSYLDYGTFAPIQMAAIEALTGPQECVQEISDLYEHRRNVLCDGLNAIGWPVEKPKASMFVWAKIPEAYRDMGSMEFAKKLINEASVAVSPGIGFGEKGDHFVRLGLIVDDERTAIALESIRAMFEKDGVVA, via the coding sequence ATGTCCGTCAAACCATCCACTTCCTTTAAACGAATTGATAATCTTCCTCCGTATGTCTTTAGCGTGATTGATGAACTCAAAGCCAAAGCCAAAGCCGCCGGACAGGAAGTGATCGATTTTGGTATGGGTAACCCAGATCAACCTACGCCAAAGCATATTGTGGATGCCTTAATTGAAGCCGCCAAGGTGGGTGAAAATCACCGTTACTCTCAATCGCGCGGGGTGCTAGAACTCCGTGAAGCGATCGCTCTTTGGTATAAAAAACGTTTCGATGTTGCCCTCGATGCGGAAACGGAAACCATCTATACCATCGGTTCGAAAGAAGGGCTTGCGGATTTAACTTTAGCAACGCTCTCTGAGGGCGACACCATTTTAGCACCAAATCCTGCATATCCGATCCATCCGTACGGACCTATTATAGCAGGTGCAAAAGTAATTCATGTAGAAACTGGCCCCGATACAAATTTTGAGGCAAATCTCTTAGAAGCGATTGAATCAGCAAGCCCTAAACCGAAGATGATGTTTCTCAATTTCCCAAGTAATCCGACGACCGAATGTGTCGATCTTGATTTTTTTGAGCGTATTGTAAAGATCGCCAAAGAGCACGGCATTTGGATTGTGCACGATCTTGCTTACGCCGACCTTGCCTTTGATGGCTATAAAGCGCCCTCCATCATGCAGGTGGAAGGGGCAAAAGAGATTGCGGTGGAATCGTTTACGCTATCAAAAAGTTATAATATGCCTGGCTGGCGCGTTGGGTTTATGGTGGGCAATCCCATCTTAATTGCCGCGCTTGCGAAAATGAAATCTTATCTTGATTACGGCACCTTTGCCCCGATTCAAATGGCTGCGATTGAAGCGCTCACCGGCCCGCAAGAGTGTGTGCAAGAGATCTCTGATCTTTACGAGCATCGCCGTAATGTGCTTTGTGATGGATTAAATGCGATTGGTTGGCCTGTTGAAAAACCGAAAGCGTCGATGTTTGTTTGGGCGAAAATTCCGGAAGCCTATCGCGACATGGGCTCGATGGAGTTTGCTAAAAAGCTGATTAACGAAGCGTCCGTTGCCGTCTCTCCCGGGATTGGGTTTGGTGAGAAGGGCGATCATTTTGTGCGTTTAGGCTTAATTGTCGATGATGAGCGCACTGCGATTGCGTTAGAGAGCATTCGCGCTATGTTTGAAAAAGATGGCGTTGTGGCGTAA
- the rlmB gene encoding 23S rRNA (guanosine(2251)-2'-O)-methyltransferase RlmB yields the protein MMKQKEWIFGFHAIEAALDEGEILQVVIDKTRRDKRMNQLLEKAYAKSVVVNYGDGRLLDETADDVRHQGIMAEVLVRAPENEDFIYNLLESIGHPPFLLILDEVQDPHNVGACLRTAEAFGIDAVIVPKDNSCGLTPIVRKVSSGSSERVPFVEVTNISRFLESIKEQGIWTYGLAGGGEGTVYSTDFRGPVAIVMGSEGKGLRRLTEKQCDFIVKIPMEGKIESLNVSVATAVTLGEAYRQRQGL from the coding sequence ATGATGAAGCAAAAAGAGTGGATTTTTGGATTCCACGCGATCGAAGCCGCACTCGATGAGGGCGAAATTTTACAAGTGGTGATTGATAAAACGCGCCGCGATAAACGGATGAATCAGCTCTTAGAGAAAGCCTATGCAAAGAGCGTTGTGGTCAATTATGGCGATGGAAGATTGCTCGATGAGACGGCAGACGATGTGCGTCACCAAGGCATTATGGCGGAAGTATTAGTGCGCGCGCCAGAAAATGAAGATTTTATCTATAACTTACTTGAATCGATCGGTCATCCGCCTTTTTTACTCATTTTAGATGAAGTGCAAGACCCGCATAATGTGGGCGCGTGTCTGCGTACGGCAGAGGCGTTTGGGATCGATGCCGTGATTGTTCCGAAAGATAATTCCTGTGGATTAACGCCGATTGTGCGTAAAGTCTCAAGTGGTAGTTCTGAGCGTGTGCCCTTTGTGGAAGTGACTAATATCTCGCGCTTTTTAGAGAGCATTAAAGAGCAGGGTATCTGGACCTATGGATTGGCTGGCGGCGGCGAAGGAACGGTCTATTCCACCGATTTCCGCGGTCCGGTTGCGATTGTGATGGGGTCAGAAGGAAAGGGGCTGCGCCGATTAACGGAAAAGCAGTGCGATTTCATCGTAAAAATCCCGATGGAAGGCAAAATTGAGAGCTTAAATGTCTCGGTTGCAACGGCGGTTACTCTGGGTGAAGCGTACCGTCAGCGCCAAGGCTTATAG
- the fbaA gene encoding class II fructose-bisphosphate aldolase, protein MSTILDVVKPGVLYGDDVQKVFKIAKENGFALPAINVVNTESVNGVLEAAAKAKSPVIIQFSNGGAKFYAGRGLKLDGDEAAILGAVAGAKHVHMMAEAYGVPVILHTDHAARKLLPWIDGLLEAGKKFKEETGKPLFSSHMIDLSAEPLEDNIATCVEYMEKLHALDMTLEIELGITGGEEDGVDNTAIDNALLYTQPEHVAYAYEALSKVSHRFTIAASFGNVHGVYKPGNVELSPIILDNSQKYVSEKFDLPAKSLDFVFHGGSGSSLEDIREAISYGVIKMNIDTDTQWATWEGVLNFYNEKKDYLQGQLGNPEGEHAPNKAFYDPRTWLRAGQESMVNRVLKAFEDLNAMNRF, encoded by the coding sequence ATGTCAACGATTCTTGATGTAGTAAAGCCAGGCGTTCTCTATGGCGATGATGTTCAAAAAGTCTTTAAAATCGCGAAAGAAAACGGATTTGCGCTTCCTGCCATTAACGTTGTAAACACAGAATCTGTGAATGGCGTTTTAGAAGCGGCAGCAAAAGCCAAATCACCGGTTATTATTCAGTTCTCAAACGGCGGTGCAAAATTCTATGCCGGCCGTGGTCTTAAACTTGATGGCGATGAAGCGGCTATTTTAGGCGCGGTTGCCGGTGCAAAACATGTGCACATGATGGCGGAAGCGTACGGCGTTCCGGTAATTTTACATACCGACCACGCAGCGCGTAAACTCCTTCCATGGATTGACGGGCTTTTAGAAGCGGGTAAAAAATTCAAAGAAGAGACGGGCAAACCACTCTTTTCATCACACATGATCGACCTATCGGCAGAGCCTTTAGAAGATAATATCGCGACCTGTGTTGAGTATATGGAAAAACTTCATGCTCTTGATATGACGCTTGAAATCGAGCTTGGTATTACCGGCGGCGAAGAAGATGGCGTGGATAACACTGCGATCGATAACGCCCTTCTCTACACGCAACCTGAGCACGTTGCTTACGCGTACGAAGCGCTTAGCAAAGTGAGCCACAGATTCACGATTGCGGCATCGTTTGGTAACGTCCACGGCGTATATAAGCCTGGTAACGTAGAGCTTTCTCCGATCATTCTCGACAATTCACAAAAATATGTTTCTGAGAAATTTGATCTTCCTGCAAAATCACTTGATTTCGTATTCCACGGCGGTTCAGGCTCAAGCTTAGAAGATATCCGTGAAGCGATCAGCTACGGCGTGATCAAAATGAATATCGATACCGATACACAGTGGGCAACGTGGGAAGGGGTATTAAACTTCTATAACGAGAAGAAAGATTACCTCCAAGGCCAACTCGGTAACCCTGAAGGCGAACATGCGCCGAACAAAGCATTCTATGATCCACGCACTTGGTTACGTGCCGGTCAAGAGAGCATGGTGAATCGCGTATTGAAAGCATTTGAAGATCTAAATGCGATGAATCGTTTCTAA